A stretch of the Nothobranchius furzeri strain GRZ-AD chromosome 5, NfurGRZ-RIMD1, whole genome shotgun sequence genome encodes the following:
- the rusf1 gene encoding RUS family member 1, whose product METPVGVVLATERYGSAQFWKYIERDGELERKKDGTEGESGANSVVGLFKSVFLPQGYPESVSDDYLQYQFWDTVQAFSSSLSGTLATQASLKGVGVGNQAATVAGATITWLLRDGTGMLGRILFAWRKGSKLDSEAKKWRLFADVLNDIAMFMEILAPYFPAFFTLIVCTAGIFKSIVGVAGGATRAALTVHQARRDNMADISAKDGSQETLVNLAGLLVSLILIPLVTDNPGLTLSLFFLFTILHLFSNYKAVRSVVMETFNEARISIVLQQYLTDKRILSPLEANRREPVFFQWRKTTSIKLGVRLQDVVQSPEELKLALKGNSLPFLLGIRNGCVCVCLGAEASVHDEIRAVCQAVWVSDMLSCPVSKQTTNIKPKQHGFWEMVHESHRLMDEKFNPFLKGVEAAGWDTKRTLLDWDEWRVAWKTKRS is encoded by the exons ATGGAGACACCCGTTGGTGTGGTTCTGGCTACAGAGAGATATGGCAGTGCACAATTCTGGAAGTacatagagagggatggagagttGGAGAGGAAGAAGGATGGGACTGAAGGGGAATCAGGAGCCAATTCTGTAGTTGGACTTTTTAAA AGTGTCTTTCTGCCTCAAGGCTACCCAGAGAGTGTCAGTGATGACTACCTGCAGTACCAGTTTTGGGACACTGTACAG GCGTTCTCCAGCTCTCTGTCAGGAACCCTGGCCACTCAGGCTTCCCTGAAAGGCGTTGGTGTGGGAAACCAAGCAGCCACTGTAGCTGGAGCCACGATTACCTGGCTATTAAGAG ATGGAACTGGAATGCTGGGAAGAATTCTCTTTGCTTGGAGAAAAGG aAGTAAACTTGACTCAGAGGCCAAAAAGTGGAG ACTGTTTGCTGATGTTCTCAATGACATTGCAATGTTCATGGAAATATTGGCTCCTTATTTTCCTGCCTTCTTCACTTTAATAGTGTGCACTGCAGGGATATTCAAG TCCATCGTTGGTGTGGCAGGTGGTGCAACCAGAGCTGCTCTAACTGTTCATCAGGCTCGCAGGGACAACATGGCTGACATCTCTGCTAAAGATGGGAGTCAG GAGACGTTGGTGAATTTGGCTGGACTGCTGGTCAGTTTGATACTCATCCCTCTCGTCACAGATAATCCAGG ACTGACTCTcagcctcttcttcctcttcaccatccttcatctCTTTTCCAACTACAAAGCTGTGCGCTCGGTTGTCATGGAAACCTTCAATGAAGCACGGATTTCCATTGTGTTGCAGCAGTACCTGACGGACAAAAGAATTCTGAGTCCACTTGAGGCCAATCGGAGGGAACCCGTTTTCTTCC AGTGGAGAAAAACCACTTCAATCAAGCTCGGAGTGAGGTTACAGGATGTCGTTCAGAG CCCAGAAGAACTGAAGCTGGCCTTAAAGGGAAACAGTCTGCCGTTCCTGTTAGGAATCAGAAACG GCTGTGTTTGTGTTTGCTTGGGAGCAGAAGCGTCAGTGCATGATGAAATCAGAGCAGTGTGCCAGGCTGTGTGGGTTAGCGATATGTTGAGCTGTCCTGTGTCCAAACAAACTACAAATATAAAACCAAAGCAGCATG GTTTCTGGGAGATGGTGCATGAGAGTCACAGGCTGATGGATGAAAAGTTCAATCCATTTCTGAAAG GTGTTGAAGCAGCAGGATGGGACACAAAGCGAACTCTGCTGGACTGGGATGAGTGGAGAGTCGCGTGGAAAACAAAAAGGAGCTGA
- the zgc:153292 gene encoding uncharacterized protein zgc:153292 isoform X1, which produces MGRYKCAYNCEYSSDSEVKFFKFPLCSPRKLKKWLSNMKWDDWTPTRFSVLCSNHFEEQCIDRTGKHVTLREDAVPTIFTSCENMQSKKAFSNQRCKKAKAPGAKAGEKETAQFPPLTSENREPDQTGEEPSGDQDQQKTEKWRIIVDERLMKIQSFPHFFHGDYCTPHQTIQWAPDDDFSVSQTDCEDAEHTIEVKEPWQWLGLDIRGPMPQTLNGHKYILTVTDYYSKWVEASPMPSCLPPCVAKNISDIIAHFGYPLRILSRLPPDVVHQINLQLKDQLKVAAALLVHHQQTGTADLITPQLIDRMVSDLTEEHPADWDVYLPAKVFSLCFEEHSATKERPFSVLCVNGLEPVQSPRGVDFTNAKIQESAFVIR; this is translated from the exons ATGGGCCGATATAAGTGTGCATACAACTGCGAGTACTCAAGCGATTCGGAGGTTAAGTTCTTCAA GTTCCCCCTGTGCAGTCCCAGAAAACTTAAAAAATGGCTCTCGAACATGAAGTGGGACGACTGGACTCCGACTCGCTTCTCTGTGCTGTGCAGCAATCATTTTGAGGAACAATGCATCGACAGAACTGGAAAACACGTGACTCTTAGAGAAGATGCCGTTCCCACCATATTTACATCCTGTGAGAACATGCAAAGTAAAAAG GCCTTTAGCAACCAAAGATGTAAGAAAGCCAAG GCTCCTGGTGCTAAAGCTGGAGAGAAAGAGACCGCTCAGTTCCCTCCTCTAACCTCTGAGAACAGAGAACCCGATCAGACAGGGGAGGAACCCTCGGG AGACCAAGACCAGCAGAAGACAGAGAAATGGAGAATCATCGTTGATGAGAGGCTGATGAAGATCCAGTCGTTTCCTCACTTCTTTCATGGAGATTACTGCACACCACAT CAGACTATTCAGTGGGCTCCAGATGACGATTTTAGT GTTTCGCAGACAGACTGTGAAGATGCTGAACATACTATAGAG GTGAAAGAGCCATGGCAGTGGCTGGGCTTGGACATCAGAGGACCGATGCCGCAGACGCTGAACGGACACAAGTACATATTAACTGTGACTGATTACTACTCCAAATGGGTGGAGGCTTCGCCGATGCCATCGTGCCTCCCTCCTTGTGTGGCGAAGAACATCTCAGACATTATTGCTCATTTTGGATACCCTCTCAGAATTCTCTCCAGGTTGCCCCCTGACGTCGTGCACCAG ATCAACCTTCAGCTGAAAGATCAGCTGAAGGTTGCTGCAGCTCTTCTGGTGCATCATCAGCAAACGGGCACGGCCGATCTGATCACGCCTCAGCTGATCGACAG GATGGTAAGTGATCTAACGGAGGAGCATCCAGCTGACTGGGATGTTTACCTGCCTGCAAAAGTCTTCAGTCTTTGTTTCGAGGAGCATTCAGCGACTAAGGAGAGGCCTTTTTCAGTGCTGTGTGTTAACGGACTAGAGCCGGTCCAGTCCCCCAGAGGAGTTGAT TTTACAAACGCCAAGATCCAAGAAAGTGCTTTTGTGATTAGATAG
- the zgc:153292 gene encoding uncharacterized protein zgc:153292 isoform X2, whose translation MGRYKCAYNCEYSSDSEVKFFKFPLCSPRKLKKWLSNMKWDDWTPTRFSVLCSNHFEEQCIDRTGKHVTLREDAVPTIFTSCENMQSKKAFSNQRCKKAKAPGAKAGEKETAQFPPLTSENREPDQTGEEPSGDQDQQKTEKWRIIVDERLMKIQSFPHFFHGDYCTPHTIQWAPDDDFSVSQTDCEDAEHTIEVKEPWQWLGLDIRGPMPQTLNGHKYILTVTDYYSKWVEASPMPSCLPPCVAKNISDIIAHFGYPLRILSRLPPDVVHQINLQLKDQLKVAAALLVHHQQTGTADLITPQLIDRMVSDLTEEHPADWDVYLPAKVFSLCFEEHSATKERPFSVLCVNGLEPVQSPRGVDFTNAKIQESAFVIR comes from the exons ATGGGCCGATATAAGTGTGCATACAACTGCGAGTACTCAAGCGATTCGGAGGTTAAGTTCTTCAA GTTCCCCCTGTGCAGTCCCAGAAAACTTAAAAAATGGCTCTCGAACATGAAGTGGGACGACTGGACTCCGACTCGCTTCTCTGTGCTGTGCAGCAATCATTTTGAGGAACAATGCATCGACAGAACTGGAAAACACGTGACTCTTAGAGAAGATGCCGTTCCCACCATATTTACATCCTGTGAGAACATGCAAAGTAAAAAG GCCTTTAGCAACCAAAGATGTAAGAAAGCCAAG GCTCCTGGTGCTAAAGCTGGAGAGAAAGAGACCGCTCAGTTCCCTCCTCTAACCTCTGAGAACAGAGAACCCGATCAGACAGGGGAGGAACCCTCGGG AGACCAAGACCAGCAGAAGACAGAGAAATGGAGAATCATCGTTGATGAGAGGCTGATGAAGATCCAGTCGTTTCCTCACTTCTTTCATGGAGATTACTGCACACCACAT ACTATTCAGTGGGCTCCAGATGACGATTTTAGT GTTTCGCAGACAGACTGTGAAGATGCTGAACATACTATAGAG GTGAAAGAGCCATGGCAGTGGCTGGGCTTGGACATCAGAGGACCGATGCCGCAGACGCTGAACGGACACAAGTACATATTAACTGTGACTGATTACTACTCCAAATGGGTGGAGGCTTCGCCGATGCCATCGTGCCTCCCTCCTTGTGTGGCGAAGAACATCTCAGACATTATTGCTCATTTTGGATACCCTCTCAGAATTCTCTCCAGGTTGCCCCCTGACGTCGTGCACCAG ATCAACCTTCAGCTGAAAGATCAGCTGAAGGTTGCTGCAGCTCTTCTGGTGCATCATCAGCAAACGGGCACGGCCGATCTGATCACGCCTCAGCTGATCGACAG GATGGTAAGTGATCTAACGGAGGAGCATCCAGCTGACTGGGATGTTTACCTGCCTGCAAAAGTCTTCAGTCTTTGTTTCGAGGAGCATTCAGCGACTAAGGAGAGGCCTTTTTCAGTGCTGTGTGTTAACGGACTAGAGCCGGTCCAGTCCCCCAGAGGAGTTGAT TTTACAAACGCCAAGATCCAAGAAAGTGCTTTTGTGATTAGATAG